The Deinococcota bacterium genome contains the following window.
CGAGCTTTCTGACTTCTGCTCTGCGTCTGCGTCCCATAAGTACCTTCCTTACTTCTTCGCGCCGGCTTTGGGCTTTTTCGAGCCGTACTTGCTGCGGCCCTGGTTGCGCTGGACGTAGCGGCCGACCCCGACACCCTGGGTGTCCAAGGCGCCGCGGACGATGTGGTAACGCACCCCCGGCAGGTCCTTGACGCGGCCGCCGCGGATAAGCACCACCGAGTGCTCCTGAAGGTTGTGCTTCTCGCCGGGAATATAGGCGGTGACCTCAAAGCCGCTCGAGAGCCGCACCCGGGCGATCTTGCGCAGGGCCGAGTTGGGCTTCTTGGGCGTCTGGGTCTTGACGACCGTGCAGACGCCGCGGCGCTGGGGGCTGCCCTTCAGGGCCGGCGTCTTGTTCTTTTTGGGCAGGGTCTTGCGGCCCTTGCGCAGCAGTTGGTTGACCGTAGGCAAAACATCACTTCCTCTCAAAGGGTTCTGGCGTAGCCTGATTCGTAAATGCGCCGTGAACGTCGTAGCCGGTGGCTGCCCGAAGGGGTCAGCGAGCACAGAGATGAACCTGCCCCCTCACCCATCGCTGCGGGCCGGGGGAAGCAAACCTAGTAATTGTAAACCCTCGGGGCGCTATAAAGCAAGGCCCGCGAAACAAAAAAAGGTTTTTCACCCACCCTCCTTCCCGGCCGCGTTAGAGTGAGGCCATGTGTTCCCCCGCCGAGACCAGCAACAATGAGCTGGGCAAGACCGCCCCCAAACGCTTCGCCCACCTCCACCAGCACACCGCCTACAGCCTGCTGGACGGGGCGGCGCGCATTTCAGACCTGATGAGGTGGGTCAAGGAGACGAGCCCCGACAACCCCGCCCTGGCGATGACCGATCACGGCAACATGCACGGCGCCGTCGAGTTCTACAAGGCCGCCGAGAAGGAGGGCGTCAAGCCCATCATCGGCTTCGAGGCCTACGTCTCGGCGGGCTCCCGGTTTGAAAAGAAGCGCGGCTCGGACAAGCTCGACGGCGGCTACTTCCACCTGACGCTGCTGGCGAAAGATTTCAAAGGTTATCAGAACCTCTGCAAGCTCAATTCGCGGGGCTGGCTCGAGGGCTTCTACATGAAGCCGCGCGTCGACCATGAACTCCTCAGGGAATACTCCGAGGGCGTGATCGCGCTGTCGGGCTGTTTGGGCGCGCAGATTCCGCGCTACCTCTTGGATATCGGCTTTGACGCCGGCGAGGGGATGCTCAAGCAGTACCTGGACATCTACGGGGGCGACTTCTTCATCGAACTCCAGGACCACGGCTTGGGCGAGCAGACCCGGCTCAACCCGATGCTCAAAGCGCTCGCCGACAAGTACGGTCTCGGCATGGTCGCCACCAACGACGGCCACTACGTCAAAAAGGAAGACGCCAAGGCGCACGAGGCGCTCTTGGCCATCCAGACCAAGACAACGCTCTCGGACCCCAAACGCTTCAAGTTCCCTTGCGAGGAGTTCTACGTCAAGACCCCCGCCGAAATGGCCGCCTTGATCCCCGAGCGGGACTACCCCGGCGCCTTCGCCAACACCCAGCACATCGCCGAACTCTGCAACGTCGAGCTGCCCATCGGCCCCAGGCGCGTCTACCAGATGCCCGAGCTGCCGATTCCCAAGGGCCGGACACTAGCAGAGCAGTTGCGGGTCCAGACCTACCAGGGGCTGATGGGGCGCTATCAGAGCATCACCGAAGAGGTCATCAGCCACTATCTGAGCCATCACCTCGCCGAGACCGGCTTAGAGGTGCCGGAAGGGCTCGAGGCCAAGCTCCTCCGCCTAGCGACGGCGGGTGAGCTGTGCCAGCGCGCCAGCCGCGAGGCGGGCGAGAAGTACGTGACATACGCGCACCTAGAGGCGCTCAAGGCCGAACCCGGCCCGGTGCAGGGGGCGGCGCTGCTTATTTTGGAGCGCGCCGAGTACGAACTCGGCGTGATCATCTCGATGGGCTTTCCCGACTATCTGCTCATCGTCGCGGACTTTATCAACTGGGCCAAGGACCACGGCGTCGCGGTCGGGCCGGGCCGGGGCTCGGGCGCGGGCTCGATCGTCTGTTACGCCACCCGCATTACCAACGTCGATCCCTTGCAGTACGGCCTCCTCTTCGAACGTTTCCTCAATCCTGACCGCGTATCCATGCCTGACATCGACGTGGACTTTTCCGACACCCGGCGCATGGAGGTCGTCGACTACGTGCGGCAAAAGTACGGCGAGGACAAGGTCGCGCAAATCGCCACCTTCGGGACGATGGCCTCGAAAGCCGCCATCAAGGACGCCGCGCGGGTGTTGGAGGCCCCCTACGCCGACGCCGACAGGTTTTCCAAGCTGATCCCGGTGGTCTTCGGGCGCTCGACACCCATCAAGAAGGCGATGGAAGAGGTCAGCGACCTGCGCACCTACTATCAGACCGGCTCACAGGAGTTCGTTGACGTGGCGATAGCCTTGGAGGGGCTCACCCGCCACGCCTCGGTCCACGCGGCGGGCGTGATCATCGCGCGCGAGCCCGTTCAGGAGCTCGCGCCGGTCTTTCGCAGCGGCGACGGCCCCATCGTCTGCCAGTACGACATGGGCTCCATCGAGGAACTCGGCTTTCTCAAGATGGACTTTTTGGGTCTCAGGACGCTGTCCTTTATCGAAGCCGCGGTGCGCATCGTGGGGGAGTCGCGTGGGGTCGAACTCGATCCCGACGACTTTCCGCTCGAGGACCCTGAAACCTTCGAGCTCCTGAGTCGCGGGGACGCCGCCGGAGTCTTTCAGTTCGAGTCGGGAGGCATGGTCGATACCCTGCGCAAACTCAAGCCCCGCAGGATTCAAGACCTGATTGCCGTATCGGCGCTCTACCGTCCCGGCCCGATGGAAAACATCCCTACCTATATCCGCCGCCATCACGGCCTCGAGGAGGTGGATTACAGCCGGCAGTTTCCTGTCGCCGAGAGCTTTTTGGAACCGATTTTAGCCGAGACCTACGGAATTCCCGTTTATCAAGAGCAGATCTTAAAGATTGCCCAGGCGGTGGCGGGCTACAGCTTGGGTGAGGCGGATCTGCTGCGTAAGGCGATGGGCAAGAAAATCGTCGAGGCGATGGTCAAGCACCGGACAATCTTCGAAAAGGGTGCGGCCAACAATGGTATTCCCGCCGACGAAGCGAACGCGATCTTCGACCTCTTGGAAAAGTTTGCCAACTACGGCTTCAACAAAGCCCATTCGACCGCCTACGGGATGCTCTCCTACCAGACGGCCTACCTAAAGGCCCACTACCCCGTCGAGTTCGCCGCGGCGCTACTCACCGTCGAGCGCGCCAACTCCGACAAGGTCGCCGAATACGCCGCCGACGCCCGGCACATGGGCATAGCGGTTCTGCCCCCCGACATCAACGAGTCGCGCGCGGACTTTACCCCGGTCGGCAAGGTGGTGCGCTTTGGTCTTTTCGGCGTCAAGAACGTGGGCGACGCCGCCGTCGAGCATATCCTCAAGGAGCGCGCCAGGGGTGGCCCCTTCAAGGACTTTTATGACTTCTGCGAGCGGGCGCAGTCCTCGCTCGTCAACAAGCGCGCCACCGAATCGCTCGTCAAGGCCGGCGCCTTTGACGCCTTTGGCGAGCGCGCCACCCTGCTCGCGACCGTCGAGGCGGCCGTGAAGTGGGGCGCGGCGCAGCGCGAGAACGCCGCGAGCGGCCAACTGAGCCTCTTTGGCGCCGAGGGCGTGCCGCCGCCACCCCTGCAAGGGGGCGTGAGCCTGAACAGGCTCGAGCTCCTCCGGCTCGAAAAGGAGGCTCTGGGCCTCTACATCTCCGACCATCCCATGAACTCCTACCCCGGCCTGGCCGACGTGGCGAGCTGCACGGTGGAGGCGCTCGAGAGCTGGTGCCGAGACAAGCTGGAGGACACGGGGCGCGGTCACAGGTGCCGCGCGGCGCTCGCAGGCATCTTGCAAAACGTGGTCAAGCGCTCGACGAAGTCGGGCAGCATGATGGCGCGCTTTACGGTGGCCGACGAGACCGGCGCGCGCGAGGTGGTGGCCTTCAGCCGCGCCTACGAGGAGATGGCGGCGGAACTTGCCGAGGACGCGCCGGTGGTCGTCATCGTCGAGGTCGCCCGGGAAGAGGACAGCTTGCGCCTGGTCGCCGAACGCCTCATCCGCTGGGACAAGCGCGGTAACCTGCCCGAGGTCGCTCTTATCGAGTTCGACCTGCAGGCGGCGAGCGAGACCATGTTGGTGGAACTGCGCTCCTGGCTCGACGAGTGCGCGGGCATGATCCCGCTCCGGCTCAAGCTCCGCGCCGGGGCGGGCACCGCCCTCTACGCGGCGGAGGCGCTGGGGGTGGACAAGGACAAGCTGGGCGCGCTTGAAATGGCCTGCCCCTGGCTAAAGGCCAGCCTCAGCATCGACCGCGACCAGCTCTTGCGGAGCAGCGCCGGCCGCAAGCCCTGGGAGGCGAAAGAAAAAGAGGCCCTGGCGGGCGCGGATATCCCCTTCTAGCCTGCTCATGGCGGCTAGCCGGAGCTGATCGGCAGGGTCAGGACCGCCTCGAGCCCCCGCTCGGTATTCCTCAGCTCCAAGCTGCCCTTCAGCGAGTGGACGATGCTCTCGACGAGCGATAGGCCCAGCCCCAGGCTTTCGCTGTGCCTGCCGGCCCGGAAAAAGGGCTTGGTGAGCTTGCCGAGGATGTCTTCGGGGACGCCCGGACCCGTGTCGCTGATACGGATTATCACGGTCTCGGCGCAGGACTCGACGCTCACGGAGACGGGGCCGGTGCTGTAGCGAAAGGCGTTCTCG
Protein-coding sequences here:
- the rpsL gene encoding 30S ribosomal protein S12, producing the protein MPTVNQLLRKGRKTLPKKNKTPALKGSPQRRGVCTVVKTQTPKKPNSALRKIARVRLSSGFEVTAYIPGEKHNLQEHSVVLIRGGRVKDLPGVRYHIVRGALDTQGVGVGRYVQRNQGRSKYGSKKPKAGAKK
- the dnaE gene encoding DNA polymerase III subunit alpha, with amino-acid sequence MCSPAETSNNELGKTAPKRFAHLHQHTAYSLLDGAARISDLMRWVKETSPDNPALAMTDHGNMHGAVEFYKAAEKEGVKPIIGFEAYVSAGSRFEKKRGSDKLDGGYFHLTLLAKDFKGYQNLCKLNSRGWLEGFYMKPRVDHELLREYSEGVIALSGCLGAQIPRYLLDIGFDAGEGMLKQYLDIYGGDFFIELQDHGLGEQTRLNPMLKALADKYGLGMVATNDGHYVKKEDAKAHEALLAIQTKTTLSDPKRFKFPCEEFYVKTPAEMAALIPERDYPGAFANTQHIAELCNVELPIGPRRVYQMPELPIPKGRTLAEQLRVQTYQGLMGRYQSITEEVISHYLSHHLAETGLEVPEGLEAKLLRLATAGELCQRASREAGEKYVTYAHLEALKAEPGPVQGAALLILERAEYELGVIISMGFPDYLLIVADFINWAKDHGVAVGPGRGSGAGSIVCYATRITNVDPLQYGLLFERFLNPDRVSMPDIDVDFSDTRRMEVVDYVRQKYGEDKVAQIATFGTMASKAAIKDAARVLEAPYADADRFSKLIPVVFGRSTPIKKAMEEVSDLRTYYQTGSQEFVDVAIALEGLTRHASVHAAGVIIAREPVQELAPVFRSGDGPIVCQYDMGSIEELGFLKMDFLGLRTLSFIEAAVRIVGESRGVELDPDDFPLEDPETFELLSRGDAAGVFQFESGGMVDTLRKLKPRRIQDLIAVSALYRPGPMENIPTYIRRHHGLEEVDYSRQFPVAESFLEPILAETYGIPVYQEQILKIAQAVAGYSLGEADLLRKAMGKKIVEAMVKHRTIFEKGAANNGIPADEANAIFDLLEKFANYGFNKAHSTAYGMLSYQTAYLKAHYPVEFAAALLTVERANSDKVAEYAADARHMGIAVLPPDINESRADFTPVGKVVRFGLFGVKNVGDAAVEHILKERARGGPFKDFYDFCERAQSSLVNKRATESLVKAGAFDAFGERATLLATVEAAVKWGAAQRENAASGQLSLFGAEGVPPPPLQGGVSLNRLELLRLEKEALGLYISDHPMNSYPGLADVASCTVEALESWCRDKLEDTGRGHRCRAALAGILQNVVKRSTKSGSMMARFTVADETGAREVVAFSRAYEEMAAELAEDAPVVVIVEVAREEDSLRLVAERLIRWDKRGNLPEVALIEFDLQAASETMLVELRSWLDECAGMIPLRLKLRAGAGTALYAAEALGVDKDKLGALEMACPWLKASLSIDRDQLLRSSAGRKPWEAKEKEALAGADIPF